A window of the Ostrea edulis chromosome 1, xbOstEdul1.1, whole genome shotgun sequence genome harbors these coding sequences:
- the LOC125670929 gene encoding ras-like GTP-binding protein Rho1, whose product MSLCCRRPKKNLTDIGMAEVRKKLVIVGDGSTGKTCLLMVFSRDQFPDVYIPTVFETYVADIEVDNKQVELALWDTAGQEDYDRLRPLSYPDTDVILMCYSVDNPDSLVNIREKWTPEVRHFCPNVPVVLVANKKDTRNDPEVLKELELEKKEPVKVQEGQAIADQIRAFAFLECSAKTQEGVRKVFETATRAALQVRKKRKIRKCKIF is encoded by the coding sequence ATGTCTTTGTGCTGCCGGCGTCCTAAGAAAAACCTTACAGATATCGGAATGGCGGAAGTCAGAAAGAAATTAGTGATAGTGGGAGACGGTTCTACGGGTAAGACGTGTCTCTTGATGGTGTTCAGTCGGGACCAGTTCCCCGATGTCTACATTCCTACCGTGTTTGAAACATACGTTGCGGACATCGAAGTGGACAATAAGCAAGTGGAACTAGCCCTTTGGGACACGGCGGGGCAGGAGGACTATGACAGGCTCCGCCCTCTGTCCTACCCAGATACTGACGTCATACTGATGTGTTACTCTGTAGATAACCCCGACAGTCTGGTCAATATCCGCGAAAAGTGGACCCCTGAGGTCAGACATTTCTGTCCAAACGTCCCCGTCGTTCTTGTGGCGAACAAAAAAGACACACGAAATGACCCAGAAGTACTAAAAGAACTAGAACTAGAGAAGAAGGAGCCGGTGAAGGTTCAGGAAGGACAGGCTATTGCTGATCAGATTCGCGCTTTCGCGTTTTTGGAATGTTCAGCGAAAACCCAGGAGGGAGTTCGAAAAGTGTTCGAGACGGCCACACGAGCGGCACTACAAGTTCGGAAGAAACGGAAAATTCGAAAGTGTAaaattttttga
- the LOC130046899 gene encoding ras-like GTP-binding protein Rho1, with translation MLIEIEMAKVRKKLVIVGDGSTGKTCLLMVFSRDQFPDVYIPTVFETYVADIEVDNKQVELALWDTAGQEDYDRLRTLSYPDTDVILMCYSVDNPDSLVNIREKWTPVVKHFCPNVPIVLVANKTDTRNDSEVLKELEVAKKGPVTVKEGQAIADQIRAFAFMECSAKRQEGVRKVFETATRAALQVRKKRKIRKCKIL, from the coding sequence ATGCTCATAGAAATCGAAATGGCAAAAGTCAGAAAGAAATTAGTGATAGTGGGAGATGGTTCTACGGGTAAGACGTGTCTCTTGATGGTGTTCAGTCGGGACCAGTTCCCCGATGTCTACATTCCTACCGTGTTTGAAACATACGTTGCGGACATCGAAGTGGACAATAAGCAAGTGGAACTAGCCCTTTGGGACACGGCGGGGCAGGAGGACTATGACAGGCTCCGCACGCTGTCCTACCCAGACACTGACGTCATATTGATGTGTTACTCTGTAGATAACCCCGACAGTCTGGTCAATATCCGCGAAAAGTGGACCCCCGTGGTCAAGCATTTTTGTCCAAATGTCCCCATCGTTCTTGTGGCAAATAAAACAGATACACGAAATGATTCAGAAGTACTGAAAGAACTGGAGGTAGCGAAGAAGGGACCGGTGACAGTTAAGGAGGGACAGGCTATTGCTGATCAGATTCGCGCTTTCGCATTTATGGAATGTTCAGCGAAAAGACAGGAGGGAGTTCGAAAAGTGTTCGAGACGGCCACACGAGCGGCACTACAAGTTCGGAAGAAACGGAAAATTCGAAAGTGTAAAATTTTATGA